The segment TTTCCAGTACGCACTTTTTACAGTTCAGAAGGAATACGCCAGAAATGGTGACAAAGAGCTTGGAGATCTTCTGGTTGATCTTTTGGTCGATAGAAGCAAGCAAGAGCAGCGCGACATTTTACAGATTGTTCTTAATGAATCTCTTATCACAGCACCCAAGTTAACCGAGAACCAACTTGCCGCTTTGGCTGTAGTATTTCTGTTTAGGTATACACAGAATTTTCGTGTTGGCAATCATCAAATGTTTGGTGAGTACCTTGACACGCATGTTGCTCCGTTTGCTTCAAAACTCGTTAAAAATATAGCTTGTTATCAACATCTCGAATTTTCCGGTAGCGGAGCGATTGGGCTTGGAGAAATCAGCCTTGAAAAGATTTTGGGTAAGACCTATCAGGGACTATTTCTGAAAGGATTTGAAGAAAAAGAAATTACAGATAGGAGTATCTCTATTGGAATTGCTCAAGGTTTCTTCATACAGTGCCTTAATGACCCATCCAAATTACAGGTTCGTGCGATTAACAAAGAATCGCTAGACAAGGCTTTGGAAGAATGTGCAATTTCGGCTGAGGAGCGTGTCCAAATTCATGCTCTGTTTGACCTCGGAAAAATGAACGATTCGGAGATTAAAGACAAGTGCATCGAAATTAAATCCTACATGTCTAACCTTTTTGAAACATGGTCGGAGTCTACGATGAAGAACTTCAAACTTACTAGTGTGGGGATCGCGATTGGTCATGCAAATATCAAGCGCTTGACAGGTGAGTTCACAAATTTATCTGCTTGGATAAACTAATGCATCCCACCCAAGCGAATTGCCTAGATCCTCTTGGGTGGGATGCAAAGCTCCTGCTGATCCGAAAGATAAGCCATAGGGCAATGCAGTCGATGATACTAGCTTCTTGCTCTCTGTCCCACCCAACTCAACCTGAGAGAATTCGCGCAATCCTCTACATCAATCTAACCCTACCCCAAAGCAAATCTTTTTAGCGGCTTCGTAAGGCTATTTTTATTACTCGAACCGTATCCAATGCAACGTCCTGCATAGAAAGCGCTATCATAACCTTTGTCATAACGGGATTTGCTATGGGACGGCAACGAGGATTATTAATACTCATTTTGGTGATGGTGCTTGCCTCCATTTACATCATTGTGGATGAGCGGCACTTTCCAACACTATTAGGATTGGACTTACGCGGCGGTTCGCAAATTACGATTCAGGTCAAACCCACCGCAGAGATCAAAAACATTACATCCGAACAGCTTGGAGATGTCCAGCGCGTCATCGAAGGGCGGATTAATGGACTCGGCGTATCAGAGCCGCTCGTACAAACAGCAGGCGAAAATCAGATTCTTGTCCAGTTGCCGGGAGTTAGCGATCCCGAACAGGCAGAACGAGTGCTCGGCGGAACCGCTCAACTCGATTTTCGGGCGCAGAAACCTGGAACAGAACAGCAACTCCCGATCGAATATCAAATTCGCCGAGAATTGCTCGCCAAACAGAAAGAACTGCGAAAATCGAACGACGAAAAAGCGATCGCCGAAAATCAAGCCGCTCTCAAACGTAGCAATGACGCGATCGCCGCTTTATTCGACTCACCTGCATTAGGTGGTAGAAACTTACAGAATGCTCAGCCCGAATCTGCCCCCGGTTCAAGTGCTTTCAGTGTCGCACTGAGATTTGATCAAGAAGGCGGCGATAAATTTGCCC is part of the Leptolyngbya boryana PCC 6306 genome and harbors:
- a CDS encoding LPO_1073/Vpar_1526 family protein; this encodes MLNKDQEQNVAQGSTAIQAGGDVTITGLTYTEVRNVALDVFKANFYELAGVAKEIARARAEEITEAFLSKLQQENSNGFKKSNDPDFQYALFTVQKEYARNGDKELGDLLVDLLVDRSKQEQRDILQIVLNESLITAPKLTENQLAALAVVFLFRYTQNFRVGNHQMFGEYLDTHVAPFASKLVKNIACYQHLEFSGSGAIGLGEISLEKILGKTYQGLFLKGFEEKEITDRSISIGIAQGFFIQCLNDPSKLQVRAINKESLDKALEECAISAEERVQIHALFDLGKMNDSEIKDKCIEIKSYMSNLFETWSESTMKNFKLTSVGIAIGHANIKRLTGEFTNLSAWIN